The proteins below come from a single Natranaerofaba carboxydovora genomic window:
- a CDS encoding peptidoglycan DD-metalloendopeptidase family protein yields MQYNFKPDLPYDLEYRGGLGQKKLYYSFVFLFIFFITGGIFTTDFVEIFDSNVYLVKVDEKVVGALEDENDVQQVEEYIDYLKEEQEQNKGYSLELKNEISITKLDRDKYENEYKHEIVESEKDMENLKFINNELENKLNFVTNAFVLNIDSQNEIILEDRETVENIMAEVKSNYTEDYKEKESIKITDISFKEQISVYSEYVLPEKIIEKEEALDIILFGESDVNLASNESNTRENIRRAYSDGSDEGDTEVKSESTEKRQMLSVMLTIEEVEEESIPYETIYEEDSSMPAGEEKVANSGEEGLKEVNYRVTKENGEEVEREVIDEKIVKDPEDKVIVEGSASGQGSGQFIWPANSSSGHVTSTFGPRGRGFHSGVDFAASQGTTIKAADDGTVEYSGHRSQYGKTVIINHSNGYKTLYAHNATNYVSQGETVEQGQPIGEIGRTGNATGAHLHFEIHRNGSQVDPFKYTRP; encoded by the coding sequence TTGCAATATAATTTTAAACCTGATTTACCTTATGATTTAGAATACCGGGGCGGGCTTGGGCAAAAAAAGTTATATTACTCTTTTGTATTTTTATTTATATTCTTCATTACGGGTGGAATATTTACAACAGATTTTGTAGAAATATTTGATAGTAATGTTTACCTTGTTAAAGTTGATGAGAAAGTCGTTGGTGCCTTAGAAGACGAGAATGACGTTCAACAAGTGGAGGAATACATAGATTACTTGAAGGAAGAACAAGAGCAAAATAAAGGCTATAGTTTAGAACTTAAAAATGAGATTTCCATTACCAAGTTAGATAGAGACAAATACGAAAATGAATATAAACATGAAATTGTCGAAAGCGAAAAAGATATGGAAAATCTAAAATTTATAAACAATGAACTTGAAAACAAGTTGAATTTTGTAACAAATGCATTTGTATTAAATATCGATTCCCAAAACGAAATTATATTAGAAGATAGAGAAACAGTAGAAAATATTATGGCAGAGGTTAAATCTAACTATACTGAAGACTATAAAGAAAAAGAAAGTATTAAAATTACAGACATTTCCTTTAAAGAACAAATAAGCGTTTATTCTGAGTATGTTTTACCTGAAAAAATAATAGAAAAAGAAGAGGCTCTTGACATTATATTATTTGGAGAATCAGATGTTAATTTGGCTTCAAATGAGAGTAATACCCGAGAAAATATTAGAAGAGCCTACTCGGATGGATCTGATGAAGGTGATACTGAAGTAAAATCTGAAAGTACAGAAAAAAGACAAATGTTAAGCGTAATGTTAACCATAGAAGAGGTAGAAGAAGAATCTATACCTTATGAAACGATTTATGAAGAAGATAGTTCAATGCCGGCAGGGGAGGAAAAGGTGGCAAACTCAGGGGAAGAAGGCTTGAAAGAAGTTAATTATAGAGTAACTAAAGAAAATGGAGAAGAAGTAGAAAGAGAAGTAATAGATGAAAAAATTGTTAAAGATCCAGAAGATAAAGTTATAGTTGAAGGTTCTGCTAGTGGACAGGGAAGTGGACAATTTATATGGCCGGCAAACTCTTCAAGTGGACATGTAACCTCTACTTTTGGCCCTAGAGGAAGAGGTTTTCATAGTGGTGTGGATTTTGCAGCCTCGCAAGGAACTACCATAAAAGCGGCTGATGATGGGACTGTAGAATATTCAGGTCATAGAAGTCAATATGGTAAAACCGTTATTATAAACCATTCAAATGGGTATAAAACTCTTTACGCACATAATGCTACAAATTATGTTTCGCAAGGTGAAACGGTAGAACAAGGTCAGCCTATAGGAGAAATCGGAAGAACAGGTAACGCTACGGGAGCTCATCTACATTTTGAAATACATAGAAATGGTAGCCAGGTGGATCCATTTAAATACACAAGGCCTTAA